In Brachypodium distachyon strain Bd21 chromosome 5, Brachypodium_distachyon_v3.0, whole genome shotgun sequence, the genomic window CTGGTAAAAAGAGCGATAAAAATATGAACGATTAGTTCTGCCCGTTGCGGCATTTCTGGCGCGACGTCTGCGGATCCCATGAGATCCGAAGAGAATTTCCGGTGGGCCCCTGCTGTATGCGAGCCCATTAGGCATCAGCGAGGCGCTCGGTCGCTTTACGATTCGTGCCCCCAGTTTCTCAGTGCAACGACCGGCGAAGACGACCGTGTCAGGCCTTCCAATAACTCCATTGCTCTGCTCGGTACCAACAAATGCGGAAATCGCTAAAATCTTCGTGGTAAATGCCATCTCTGGCTCCCTTCACACGCTCCACCGACACTCCTGGTAACTTTGATTTTTGCATCCGTAAATTCCAACAATCTACTCCAGTACGCTAGCTGTTCGCTGCATTTACACTCATCAGAAGCCAGAGCACCGCAGCTAGTCGTACCACCTGCAGTAGATCGGAGTACTACCTCGGTTCTGCCAACGAGCTGCATGCCAACTTACTTGACTGTGCGTTAATTTCTGCGATTTTTCTCAGGGGGCGCGTGCGGGTACGGGACGCTGGTGGACGTGGTGCCGATGAAGGCGCGGGTGGGGTCGGTGAGCCCGGTGCTGTTCAAGGGCGGCGAGGGCTGCGGAGCCTGCTACAAGGTGAAGTGCCTCGACCACGGCATCTgctcgcgccgcgccgtcaCGGTCATCGTCACCGACGAGTGCCCCGGCGggctctgcggcggcggccacacCCACTTCGACCTCAGCGGCGCCGCCTTCAGCAGgatggccgtcgccggcgccggcgcccaccTCCGCGACCGCGGCCAGCTCTCCGTGGTCTACAGACGGTGAGCCCTCGTTACGCGTTCTTTCAGGTCTTTCCTGCGAACTTGATCTGATCAGTTAGTTAGCTGGTTAGTAAACTACTTTTAATCAGCTTTGAGGCATGCCAGAGTGGACACGGAGACGCGGACAAAAGCTCCTTCACTCCCGGACTCGTGAAGTACTAAAATAGTATGATCGATCCGTGGACCGTTGTGGAAACATCGCTAGCTAGCTGAGGCTGTAGTAGTTTGTTGCCCTGTCGTGTCTTCAAGCACACGGGAGGAATTAAATTGTCCAGGGGTTAAATGGGCTTGCAGCACCAGCTCATAGCTGTCTTGGGTCTGTGTGCTGTATCACAGTTACTCATGCCCTCTGCGTGATGTAACTCAGTCAGAGACTCAGAGGTGCGATATCCATTGTCAAGATTCCTGGTCAATTCCTCTAGATCCGTTCACCAGTCTCTCTGACAGTAGAAAACCTGTCGTCTATTCCTcaagaaaagataaagaacTGTACCAGTCTCATCAGTAGATTTCTGCAACTAGGAATAACGATTGGTTTAGTGAAGCCTAAGATTTCGTGTTTCTTTTGTCTGATAGATTGATCAGTGCAGTGTACTTGTGTTTTGTATCAGGACTGCCTGCAAGTACGGAGGGAAGAACATAGCCTTCCATGTGAACGAGGGCTCGACGAACTTCTGGCTCTCACTGCTCGTCGAGTTCGAGGACGGTGAGGGCGACATTGGATCCATGCAGCTAAAGCAGGTACGTAACGAGAGGTCGTCTTCTTTTTCCAGAACTTGACATGACATGCTTCTTTACTTTCGTTCACTGCCTTTAATTTCCCCGTTGTCTAGCTAGTAGTATCACATCAACAAAGGAAATGGGGAAATCTAGTTATCTTTATTTTGCCTTTCACTGCCTTCGAGTGGTGGGAACAAGCCGAGTGGGTACATGGGACGGATGTTCCGTGGGCCGTGGGGTGCAATAGGACCGCAGATCGTTTCCTTTGCGAAAGCATGTGAGCTCTCTTTCATCGTCCCTCCCTGCTCCATGTGGTTGAGGACATGTTCCACTGTTGGTTGCTTTTACTTACCGTCATGCGCCATGCCTATGCTGGTGGCTAGCATAGCAAAGCAATGCCATCGTTGTTAGGTATCCGTGCTGTGATGTCCTCTGTAGAACAAGCTGAACTTAGTAGAATCATCCATATGAAACTGACTGGTACAGTCGAATTTACAACAAGACAGAGGTGACGGAgcgaaacaaaaaaaagatatactCCCGTAAGTAAGATCTACTGTTTGCTCAATCTAAGCTCATACTCCATTCTAAAAGGAACAGCCATCAGACACAGAAATCCGCCACACGTGACCAAGAAAGCATGCTA contains:
- the LOC100834157 gene encoding expansin-B17 isoform X2 — encoded protein: MPSLAPFTRSTDTPGGACGYGTLVDVVPMKARVGSVSPVLFKGGEGCGACYKVKCLDHGICSRRAVTVIVTDECPGGLCGGGHTHFDLSGAAFSRMAVAGAGAHLRDRGQLSVVYRRTACKYGGKNIAFHVNEGSTNFWLSLLVEFEDGEGDIGSMQLKQASSAQWLDMKHVWGATWCMYGGPLAGPFSVRLTTLSAPKTLTARDVIPRNWAPRGTYTSRLNFEASL
- the LOC100834157 gene encoding expansin-B17 isoform X1 — encoded protein: MASSAPFLLCILLLASTASAALLFDGGKSAAKGKAAVDTEWRPATATWYGDAEGDGSTGGACGYGTLVDVVPMKARVGSVSPVLFKGGEGCGACYKVKCLDHGICSRRAVTVIVTDECPGGLCGGGHTHFDLSGAAFSRMAVAGAGAHLRDRGQLSVVYRRTACKYGGKNIAFHVNEGSTNFWLSLLVEFEDGEGDIGSMQLKQASSAQWLDMKHVWGATWCMYGGPLAGPFSVRLTTLSAPKTLTARDVIPRNWAPRGTYTSRLNFEASL